From Salvelinus namaycush isolate Seneca chromosome 27, SaNama_1.0, whole genome shotgun sequence, the proteins below share one genomic window:
- the LOC120022839 gene encoding bromodomain-containing protein 2-like isoform X6, translated as METAINPPHDSSLGGVDVGLHGVMAMEQGPPGPGKRIRKPSLLFEGFEGPPLLPHGQAPPSGSPRPLVHDTNRQGRATNQLQFLQRAMMKYLWRHHFAWPFHEPVDASKLSLPDYHKIIKQPMDMGTIKRRLESNYYRSASECMQDFNTMFTNCYIYNKPTDDIVLMAQSLEKAFLQKVAQMPQEEIELPPPPPRGKPGRGRRATVPGGVTTAHQVPAVSQSAYSPPTPETPESLSTPPQTLLAKSLPLTLHSTPAMLGLSPTQPTAKKKGVKRKADTTTPTTMAMPITVGVGGIGMGMAGGPDSPLTLTSLGVGHGLGLGMGMGIGMGRGRGTAGTKAPAGRRGVSGRPIKPPKKDLPDSVQLQPVRRGKLGQQLRYCNGILKELLSKKHAAYAWPFYKPVDASMLGLHDYHDIIKQPMDLSTIKRKMDSREYRDAQQFAGDVRIMYSNCYKYNPPDHDVVAMARKLQDVFEFCFAKMPDEPAAPPASMGGHSSSSSSSSSSSSESDPSSESESDSSPSSDSEEERAHRLAELQEQLKAVHEQLAALSQGPIVKPKRKKEKKDKKKKKKPEKHRGSRVPVEEDIPIRPAKMQKVTKMPKMSKTPKSSKGGSTQGKRSTGKKSNKSKSSKKSQAVTLSMHQMSAAAMLPHYDSEEEDEVSPMSYDEKRQLSLDINKLPGEKLGRVVHIIQAREPSLRDTNPEEIEIDFETLKPSTLRELERYVMTCLRKKPRKPYAGKKGGAGKSREELALEKQLELEQRLLDVSGQLNSGKKPQKTKAEKPSAVEPHAVASRLSASSSSSDSSSSSSSSSSDTSDSD; from the exons CTCCCTGGGCGGGGTCGACGTAGGCCTGCATGGCGTCATGGCGATGGAGCAGGGCCCGCCGGGCCCCGGAAAGCGCATCCGGAAACCATCACTGCTGTTCGAGGGATTCGAGGGCCCGCCGTTGCTCCCCCACGGGCAAGCTCCCCCCTCTGGGTCACCACGGCCCCTAGTGCACGACACGAACCGGCAGGGCCGCGCTACCAACCAGCTGCAGTTCCTCCAGAGAGCCATGATGAAGTACCTGTGGAGACACCACTTCGCATGGCCCTTCCATGAGCCTGTGGACGCCTCCAAGCTCAGCCTGCCT gaCTATCACAAGATCATCAAACAGCCCATGGACATGGGGACCATCAAGCGGCGCCTGGAGAGCAACTACTACCGCAGCGCCAGCGAGTGCATGCAGGACTTCAACACCATGTTCACCAACTGCTACATCTacaacaag CCAACAGATGATATTGTTCTGATGGCCCAGTCCCTGGAGAAAGCGTTCCTTCAGAAGGTTGCCCAGATGCCCCAGGAGGAGATAGAACTGCCCCCTCCTCCACCACGGGGCAAGCCAGGCAGAGGACGCAGGGCCACAG TACCAGGAGGAGTGACGACTGCTCACCAGGTCCCGGCAGTGTCCCAGTCCGCGTACTCTCCCCCCACGCCGGAAACCCCAGAGTCGCTCTCAACCCCCCCACAGACGCTCCTGGCCAAGAGCCTACCTCTCACCCTCCACAGTACTCCTGCTATGCTAGGCTTATCCCCCACACAGCCCACAGCCAAG AAAAAGGGAGTGAAGCGGAAAGCagacaccaccacccccaccaccatggCCATGCCCATCACCGTGGGCGTTGGCGGGATTGGCATGGGCATGGCCGGCGGGCCCGACTCACCATTGACACTCACCTCGCTGGGGGTAGGCCATGGCCTGGGGCTCGGGATGGGGATGGGTATTGGTATGGGCCGCGGCAGAGGCACGGCGGGCACCAAAGCACCTGCAGGGAGGCGGGGAGTCAGCGGGCGCCCTATCAAGCCCCCGAAGAAGGACCTGCCGGATTCTGTGCAGCTCCAGCCGGTGCGACGGGGCAAACTGGGCCAGCAGCTCCGGTACTGCAACGGGATTCTCAAAGAGCTGCTGTCCAAGAAACACGCGGCGTACGCCTGGCCCTTCTACAAACCAGTGGACGCCTCCATGCTGGGCCTACACGACTACCACGACATCATCAAGCAGCCCATGGACCTCAGCACCATCAAG aGGAAAATGGACAGTCGAGAGTACCGGGACGCCCAGCAGTTTGCCGGCGACGTCAGGATAATGTACTCTAACTGCTACAAGTACAACCCTCCAGACCATGACGTGGTAGCCATGGCACGCAAACTACAG gacgTCTTTGAGTTCTGCTTTGCCAAGATGCCTGACGAGCCCGCGGCCCCTCCTGCTTCCATGGGTGGGCACTCCTCATCTTCTTCATCTTCCTCCTCGTCCTCGTCTGAGAGCGACCccagcagcgagagcgagagcgacagcAGCCCCAGCTCGGACAGCGAGGAGGAGCGAGCACACCGCCTGGCCGAGCTGCAGGAACAG CTGAAAGCAGTTCATGAGCAACTGGCAGCACTCTCCCAGGGCCCCATCGTCAAGCCTAaaaggaagaaagagaagaaggacaagaagaagaagaagaagcccgAGAAGCATCGGGGAAGCCGGGTACCAGTCGAAGAGGATATACCCATCCGGCCGGCTAAAATGCAGAAGGTCACCAAGATGCCGAAGATGTCGAAGACACCCAAGAGCAGCAAAGGGGGCTCCACACAGGGCAAGAGGAGCACTGGCAAGAAGAGCAACAAGAGCAA gTCCTCCAAGAAGTCTCAGGCAGTGACGCTCAGCATGCACCAGATGAGCGCCGCCGCCATGCTCCCCCACTACGACtccgaggaggaagacgaggtaTCGCCCATGAGCTACGACGAGAAGCGCCAGCTCAGCCTGGACATCAACAAGCTGCCCGGGGAGAAGCTGGGCCGCGTGGTTCACATCATCCAGGCACGCGAGCCTTCGCTGCGCGACACCAACCCAGAGGAGATCGAGATCGACTTTGAGACGCTCAAGCCGTCCACGCTGCGAGAGCTGGAACGTTACGTCATGACCTGCCTCCGCAAGAAGCCTCGCAAACCCTATG CAGGGAAGAAAGGTGGAGCAGGAAAGTCCCGGGAGGAGCTGGCTCTGGAGAAGCAGTTGGAACTGGAGCAGAGGTTGCTGGATGTCAGCGGGCAGCTAAACTCTGGCAAGAAGCCTCAGAAAACCAAAG CAGAGAAGCCCAGTGCAGTGGAGCCCCACGCCGTAGCGTCTCGCCTCAGCGCCAGCAGCTCCAGCTCAGACTCTTCCTCATCTTCTTCCTCGTCCTCCTCTGACACCAGTGACTCGGACTGA
- the LOC120022839 gene encoding bromodomain-containing protein 2-like isoform X4 has product METAINPPHDSSLGGVDVGLHGVMAMEQGPPGPGKRIRKPSLLFEGFEGPPLLPHGQAPPSGSPRPLVHDTNRQGRATNQLQFLQRAMMKYLWRHHFAWPFHEPVDASKLSLPDYHKIIKQPMDMGTIKRRLESNYYRSASECMQDFNTMFTNCYIYNKPTDDIVLMAQSLEKAFLQKVAQMPQEEIELPPPPPRGKPGRGRRATVPGGVTTAHQVPAVSQSAYSPPTPETPESLSTPPQTLLAKSLPLTLHSTPAMLGLSPTQPTAKKKGVKRKADTTTPTTMAMPITVGVGGIGMGMAGGPDSPLTLTSLGVGHGLGLGMGMGIGMGRGRGTAGTKAPAGRRGVSGRPIKPPKKDLPDSVQLQPVRRGKLGQQLRYCNGILKELLSKKHAAYAWPFYKPVDASMLGLHDYHDIIKQPMDLSTIKRKMDSREYRDAQQFAGDVRIMYSNCYKYNPPDHDVVAMARKLQDVFEFCFAKMPDEPAAPPASMGGHSSSSSSSSSSSSESDPSSESESDSSPSSDSEEERAHRLAELQEQVCTQLKAVHEQLAALSQGPIVKPKRKKEKKDKKKKKKPEKHRGSRVPVEEDIPIRPAKMQKVTKMPKMSKTPKSSKGGSTQGKRSTGKKSNKSKSSKKSQAVTLSMHQMSAAAMLPHYDSEEEDEVSPMSYDEKRQLSLDINKLPGEKLGRVVHIIQAREPSLRDTNPEEIEIDFETLKPSTLRELERYVMTCLRKKPRKPYAGKKGGAGKSREELALEKQLELEQRLLDVSGQLNSGKKPQKTKAEKPSAVEPHAVASRLSASSSSSDSSSSSSSSSSDTSDSD; this is encoded by the exons CTCCCTGGGCGGGGTCGACGTAGGCCTGCATGGCGTCATGGCGATGGAGCAGGGCCCGCCGGGCCCCGGAAAGCGCATCCGGAAACCATCACTGCTGTTCGAGGGATTCGAGGGCCCGCCGTTGCTCCCCCACGGGCAAGCTCCCCCCTCTGGGTCACCACGGCCCCTAGTGCACGACACGAACCGGCAGGGCCGCGCTACCAACCAGCTGCAGTTCCTCCAGAGAGCCATGATGAAGTACCTGTGGAGACACCACTTCGCATGGCCCTTCCATGAGCCTGTGGACGCCTCCAAGCTCAGCCTGCCT gaCTATCACAAGATCATCAAACAGCCCATGGACATGGGGACCATCAAGCGGCGCCTGGAGAGCAACTACTACCGCAGCGCCAGCGAGTGCATGCAGGACTTCAACACCATGTTCACCAACTGCTACATCTacaacaag CCAACAGATGATATTGTTCTGATGGCCCAGTCCCTGGAGAAAGCGTTCCTTCAGAAGGTTGCCCAGATGCCCCAGGAGGAGATAGAACTGCCCCCTCCTCCACCACGGGGCAAGCCAGGCAGAGGACGCAGGGCCACAG TACCAGGAGGAGTGACGACTGCTCACCAGGTCCCGGCAGTGTCCCAGTCCGCGTACTCTCCCCCCACGCCGGAAACCCCAGAGTCGCTCTCAACCCCCCCACAGACGCTCCTGGCCAAGAGCCTACCTCTCACCCTCCACAGTACTCCTGCTATGCTAGGCTTATCCCCCACACAGCCCACAGCCAAG AAAAAGGGAGTGAAGCGGAAAGCagacaccaccacccccaccaccatggCCATGCCCATCACCGTGGGCGTTGGCGGGATTGGCATGGGCATGGCCGGCGGGCCCGACTCACCATTGACACTCACCTCGCTGGGGGTAGGCCATGGCCTGGGGCTCGGGATGGGGATGGGTATTGGTATGGGCCGCGGCAGAGGCACGGCGGGCACCAAAGCACCTGCAGGGAGGCGGGGAGTCAGCGGGCGCCCTATCAAGCCCCCGAAGAAGGACCTGCCGGATTCTGTGCAGCTCCAGCCGGTGCGACGGGGCAAACTGGGCCAGCAGCTCCGGTACTGCAACGGGATTCTCAAAGAGCTGCTGTCCAAGAAACACGCGGCGTACGCCTGGCCCTTCTACAAACCAGTGGACGCCTCCATGCTGGGCCTACACGACTACCACGACATCATCAAGCAGCCCATGGACCTCAGCACCATCAAG aGGAAAATGGACAGTCGAGAGTACCGGGACGCCCAGCAGTTTGCCGGCGACGTCAGGATAATGTACTCTAACTGCTACAAGTACAACCCTCCAGACCATGACGTGGTAGCCATGGCACGCAAACTACAG gacgTCTTTGAGTTCTGCTTTGCCAAGATGCCTGACGAGCCCGCGGCCCCTCCTGCTTCCATGGGTGGGCACTCCTCATCTTCTTCATCTTCCTCCTCGTCCTCGTCTGAGAGCGACCccagcagcgagagcgagagcgacagcAGCCCCAGCTCGGACAGCGAGGAGGAGCGAGCACACCGCCTGGCCGAGCTGCAGGAACAGGTGTGTACACAG CTGAAAGCAGTTCATGAGCAACTGGCAGCACTCTCCCAGGGCCCCATCGTCAAGCCTAaaaggaagaaagagaagaaggacaagaagaagaagaagaagcccgAGAAGCATCGGGGAAGCCGGGTACCAGTCGAAGAGGATATACCCATCCGGCCGGCTAAAATGCAGAAGGTCACCAAGATGCCGAAGATGTCGAAGACACCCAAGAGCAGCAAAGGGGGCTCCACACAGGGCAAGAGGAGCACTGGCAAGAAGAGCAACAAGAGCAA gTCCTCCAAGAAGTCTCAGGCAGTGACGCTCAGCATGCACCAGATGAGCGCCGCCGCCATGCTCCCCCACTACGACtccgaggaggaagacgaggtaTCGCCCATGAGCTACGACGAGAAGCGCCAGCTCAGCCTGGACATCAACAAGCTGCCCGGGGAGAAGCTGGGCCGCGTGGTTCACATCATCCAGGCACGCGAGCCTTCGCTGCGCGACACCAACCCAGAGGAGATCGAGATCGACTTTGAGACGCTCAAGCCGTCCACGCTGCGAGAGCTGGAACGTTACGTCATGACCTGCCTCCGCAAGAAGCCTCGCAAACCCTATG CAGGGAAGAAAGGTGGAGCAGGAAAGTCCCGGGAGGAGCTGGCTCTGGAGAAGCAGTTGGAACTGGAGCAGAGGTTGCTGGATGTCAGCGGGCAGCTAAACTCTGGCAAGAAGCCTCAGAAAACCAAAG CAGAGAAGCCCAGTGCAGTGGAGCCCCACGCCGTAGCGTCTCGCCTCAGCGCCAGCAGCTCCAGCTCAGACTCTTCCTCATCTTCTTCCTCGTCCTCCTCTGACACCAGTGACTCGGACTGA
- the LOC120022839 gene encoding bromodomain-containing protein 2-like isoform X1, protein METAINPPHDSSLGGVDVGLHGVMAMEQGPPGPGKRIRKPSLLFEGFEGPPLLPHGQAPPSGSPRPLVHDTNRQGRATNQLQFLQRAMMKYLWRHHFAWPFHEPVDASKLSLPDYHKIIKQPMDMGTIKRRLESNYYRSASECMQDFNTMFTNCYIYNKPTDDIVLMAQSLEKAFLQKVAQMPQEEIELPPPPPRGKPGRGRRATVPGGVTTAHQVPAVSQSAYSPPTPETPESLSTPPQTLLAKSLPLTLHSTPAMLGLSPTQPTAKKKGVKRKADTTTPTTMAMPITVGVGGIGMGMAGGPDSPLTLTSLGVGHGLGLGMGMGIGMGRGRGTAGTKAPAGRRGVSGRPIKPPKKDLPDSVQLQPVRRGKLGQQLRYCNGILKELLSKKHAAYAWPFYKPVDASMLGLHDYHDIIKQPMDLSTIKRKMDSREYRDAQQFAGDVRIMYSNCYKYNPPDHDVVAMARKLQDVFEFCFAKMPDEPAAPPASMGGHSSSSSSSSSSSSESDPSSESESDSSPSSDSEEERAHRLAELQEQSLTVSSPRSHQLKAVHEQLAALSQGPIVKPKRKKEKKDKKKKKKPEKHRGSRVPVEEDIPIRPAKMQKVTKMPKMSKTPKSSKGGSTQGKRSTGKKSNKSKSSKKSQAVTLSMHQMSAAAMLPHYDSEEEDEVSPMSYDEKRQLSLDINKLPGEKLGRVVHIIQAREPSLRDTNPEEIEIDFETLKPSTLRELERYVMTCLRKKPRKPYAGKKGGAGKSREELALEKQLELEQRLLDVSGQLNSGKKPQKTKAEKPSAVEPHAVASRLSASSSSSDSSSSSSSSSSDTSDSD, encoded by the exons CTCCCTGGGCGGGGTCGACGTAGGCCTGCATGGCGTCATGGCGATGGAGCAGGGCCCGCCGGGCCCCGGAAAGCGCATCCGGAAACCATCACTGCTGTTCGAGGGATTCGAGGGCCCGCCGTTGCTCCCCCACGGGCAAGCTCCCCCCTCTGGGTCACCACGGCCCCTAGTGCACGACACGAACCGGCAGGGCCGCGCTACCAACCAGCTGCAGTTCCTCCAGAGAGCCATGATGAAGTACCTGTGGAGACACCACTTCGCATGGCCCTTCCATGAGCCTGTGGACGCCTCCAAGCTCAGCCTGCCT gaCTATCACAAGATCATCAAACAGCCCATGGACATGGGGACCATCAAGCGGCGCCTGGAGAGCAACTACTACCGCAGCGCCAGCGAGTGCATGCAGGACTTCAACACCATGTTCACCAACTGCTACATCTacaacaag CCAACAGATGATATTGTTCTGATGGCCCAGTCCCTGGAGAAAGCGTTCCTTCAGAAGGTTGCCCAGATGCCCCAGGAGGAGATAGAACTGCCCCCTCCTCCACCACGGGGCAAGCCAGGCAGAGGACGCAGGGCCACAG TACCAGGAGGAGTGACGACTGCTCACCAGGTCCCGGCAGTGTCCCAGTCCGCGTACTCTCCCCCCACGCCGGAAACCCCAGAGTCGCTCTCAACCCCCCCACAGACGCTCCTGGCCAAGAGCCTACCTCTCACCCTCCACAGTACTCCTGCTATGCTAGGCTTATCCCCCACACAGCCCACAGCCAAG AAAAAGGGAGTGAAGCGGAAAGCagacaccaccacccccaccaccatggCCATGCCCATCACCGTGGGCGTTGGCGGGATTGGCATGGGCATGGCCGGCGGGCCCGACTCACCATTGACACTCACCTCGCTGGGGGTAGGCCATGGCCTGGGGCTCGGGATGGGGATGGGTATTGGTATGGGCCGCGGCAGAGGCACGGCGGGCACCAAAGCACCTGCAGGGAGGCGGGGAGTCAGCGGGCGCCCTATCAAGCCCCCGAAGAAGGACCTGCCGGATTCTGTGCAGCTCCAGCCGGTGCGACGGGGCAAACTGGGCCAGCAGCTCCGGTACTGCAACGGGATTCTCAAAGAGCTGCTGTCCAAGAAACACGCGGCGTACGCCTGGCCCTTCTACAAACCAGTGGACGCCTCCATGCTGGGCCTACACGACTACCACGACATCATCAAGCAGCCCATGGACCTCAGCACCATCAAG aGGAAAATGGACAGTCGAGAGTACCGGGACGCCCAGCAGTTTGCCGGCGACGTCAGGATAATGTACTCTAACTGCTACAAGTACAACCCTCCAGACCATGACGTGGTAGCCATGGCACGCAAACTACAG gacgTCTTTGAGTTCTGCTTTGCCAAGATGCCTGACGAGCCCGCGGCCCCTCCTGCTTCCATGGGTGGGCACTCCTCATCTTCTTCATCTTCCTCCTCGTCCTCGTCTGAGAGCGACCccagcagcgagagcgagagcgacagcAGCCCCAGCTCGGACAGCGAGGAGGAGCGAGCACACCGCCTGGCCGAGCTGCAGGAACAG TCACTGACCGTGTCCTCTCCACGGTCCCATCAGCTGAAAGCAGTTCATGAGCAACTGGCAGCACTCTCCCAGGGCCCCATCGTCAAGCCTAaaaggaagaaagagaagaaggacaagaagaagaagaagaagcccgAGAAGCATCGGGGAAGCCGGGTACCAGTCGAAGAGGATATACCCATCCGGCCGGCTAAAATGCAGAAGGTCACCAAGATGCCGAAGATGTCGAAGACACCCAAGAGCAGCAAAGGGGGCTCCACACAGGGCAAGAGGAGCACTGGCAAGAAGAGCAACAAGAGCAA gTCCTCCAAGAAGTCTCAGGCAGTGACGCTCAGCATGCACCAGATGAGCGCCGCCGCCATGCTCCCCCACTACGACtccgaggaggaagacgaggtaTCGCCCATGAGCTACGACGAGAAGCGCCAGCTCAGCCTGGACATCAACAAGCTGCCCGGGGAGAAGCTGGGCCGCGTGGTTCACATCATCCAGGCACGCGAGCCTTCGCTGCGCGACACCAACCCAGAGGAGATCGAGATCGACTTTGAGACGCTCAAGCCGTCCACGCTGCGAGAGCTGGAACGTTACGTCATGACCTGCCTCCGCAAGAAGCCTCGCAAACCCTATG CAGGGAAGAAAGGTGGAGCAGGAAAGTCCCGGGAGGAGCTGGCTCTGGAGAAGCAGTTGGAACTGGAGCAGAGGTTGCTGGATGTCAGCGGGCAGCTAAACTCTGGCAAGAAGCCTCAGAAAACCAAAG CAGAGAAGCCCAGTGCAGTGGAGCCCCACGCCGTAGCGTCTCGCCTCAGCGCCAGCAGCTCCAGCTCAGACTCTTCCTCATCTTCTTCCTCGTCCTCCTCTGACACCAGTGACTCGGACTGA
- the LOC120022839 gene encoding bromodomain-containing protein 2-like isoform X3 — protein sequence METAINPPHDSSLGGVDVGLHGVMAMEQGPPGPGKRIRKPSLLFEGFEGPPLLPHGQAPPSGSPRPLVHDTNRQGRATNQLQFLQRAMMKYLWRHHFAWPFHEPVDASKLSLPDYHKIIKQPMDMGTIKRRLESNYYRSASECMQDFNTMFTNCYIYNKPTDDIVLMAQSLEKAFLQKVAQMPQEEIELPPPPPRGKPGRGRRATVPGGVTTAHQVPAVSQSAYSPPTPETPESLSTPPQTLLAKSLPLTLHSTPAMLGLSPTQPTAKKKGVKRKADTTTPTTMAMPITVGVGGIGMGMAGGPDSPLTLTSLGVGHGLGLGMGMGIGMGRGRGTAGTKAPAGRRGVSGRPIKPPKKDLPDSVQLQPVRRGKLGQQLRYCNGILKELLSKKHAAYAWPFYKPVDASMLGLHDYHDIIKQPMDLSTIKRKMDSREYRDAQQFAGDVRIMYSNCYKYNPPDHDVVAMARKLQDVFEFCFAKMPDEPAAPPASMGGHSSSSSSSSSSSSESDPSSESESDSSPSSDSEEERAHRLAELQEQSLTVSSPRSHQLKAVHEQLAALSQGPIVKPKRKKEKKDKKKKKKPEKHRGSRVPVEEDIPIRPAKMQKVTKMPKMSKTPKSSKGGSTQGKRSTGKKSNKSKSSKKSQAVTLSMHQMSAAAMLPHYDSEEEDEVSPMSYDEKRQLSLDINKLPGEKLGRVVHIIQAREPSLRDTNPEEIEIDFETLKPSTLRELERYVMTCLRKKPRKPYAGKKGGAGKSREELALEKQLELEQRLLDVSGQLNSGKKPQKTKEKPSAVEPHAVASRLSASSSSSDSSSSSSSSSSDTSDSD from the exons CTCCCTGGGCGGGGTCGACGTAGGCCTGCATGGCGTCATGGCGATGGAGCAGGGCCCGCCGGGCCCCGGAAAGCGCATCCGGAAACCATCACTGCTGTTCGAGGGATTCGAGGGCCCGCCGTTGCTCCCCCACGGGCAAGCTCCCCCCTCTGGGTCACCACGGCCCCTAGTGCACGACACGAACCGGCAGGGCCGCGCTACCAACCAGCTGCAGTTCCTCCAGAGAGCCATGATGAAGTACCTGTGGAGACACCACTTCGCATGGCCCTTCCATGAGCCTGTGGACGCCTCCAAGCTCAGCCTGCCT gaCTATCACAAGATCATCAAACAGCCCATGGACATGGGGACCATCAAGCGGCGCCTGGAGAGCAACTACTACCGCAGCGCCAGCGAGTGCATGCAGGACTTCAACACCATGTTCACCAACTGCTACATCTacaacaag CCAACAGATGATATTGTTCTGATGGCCCAGTCCCTGGAGAAAGCGTTCCTTCAGAAGGTTGCCCAGATGCCCCAGGAGGAGATAGAACTGCCCCCTCCTCCACCACGGGGCAAGCCAGGCAGAGGACGCAGGGCCACAG TACCAGGAGGAGTGACGACTGCTCACCAGGTCCCGGCAGTGTCCCAGTCCGCGTACTCTCCCCCCACGCCGGAAACCCCAGAGTCGCTCTCAACCCCCCCACAGACGCTCCTGGCCAAGAGCCTACCTCTCACCCTCCACAGTACTCCTGCTATGCTAGGCTTATCCCCCACACAGCCCACAGCCAAG AAAAAGGGAGTGAAGCGGAAAGCagacaccaccacccccaccaccatggCCATGCCCATCACCGTGGGCGTTGGCGGGATTGGCATGGGCATGGCCGGCGGGCCCGACTCACCATTGACACTCACCTCGCTGGGGGTAGGCCATGGCCTGGGGCTCGGGATGGGGATGGGTATTGGTATGGGCCGCGGCAGAGGCACGGCGGGCACCAAAGCACCTGCAGGGAGGCGGGGAGTCAGCGGGCGCCCTATCAAGCCCCCGAAGAAGGACCTGCCGGATTCTGTGCAGCTCCAGCCGGTGCGACGGGGCAAACTGGGCCAGCAGCTCCGGTACTGCAACGGGATTCTCAAAGAGCTGCTGTCCAAGAAACACGCGGCGTACGCCTGGCCCTTCTACAAACCAGTGGACGCCTCCATGCTGGGCCTACACGACTACCACGACATCATCAAGCAGCCCATGGACCTCAGCACCATCAAG aGGAAAATGGACAGTCGAGAGTACCGGGACGCCCAGCAGTTTGCCGGCGACGTCAGGATAATGTACTCTAACTGCTACAAGTACAACCCTCCAGACCATGACGTGGTAGCCATGGCACGCAAACTACAG gacgTCTTTGAGTTCTGCTTTGCCAAGATGCCTGACGAGCCCGCGGCCCCTCCTGCTTCCATGGGTGGGCACTCCTCATCTTCTTCATCTTCCTCCTCGTCCTCGTCTGAGAGCGACCccagcagcgagagcgagagcgacagcAGCCCCAGCTCGGACAGCGAGGAGGAGCGAGCACACCGCCTGGCCGAGCTGCAGGAACAG TCACTGACCGTGTCCTCTCCACGGTCCCATCAGCTGAAAGCAGTTCATGAGCAACTGGCAGCACTCTCCCAGGGCCCCATCGTCAAGCCTAaaaggaagaaagagaagaaggacaagaagaagaagaagaagcccgAGAAGCATCGGGGAAGCCGGGTACCAGTCGAAGAGGATATACCCATCCGGCCGGCTAAAATGCAGAAGGTCACCAAGATGCCGAAGATGTCGAAGACACCCAAGAGCAGCAAAGGGGGCTCCACACAGGGCAAGAGGAGCACTGGCAAGAAGAGCAACAAGAGCAA gTCCTCCAAGAAGTCTCAGGCAGTGACGCTCAGCATGCACCAGATGAGCGCCGCCGCCATGCTCCCCCACTACGACtccgaggaggaagacgaggtaTCGCCCATGAGCTACGACGAGAAGCGCCAGCTCAGCCTGGACATCAACAAGCTGCCCGGGGAGAAGCTGGGCCGCGTGGTTCACATCATCCAGGCACGCGAGCCTTCGCTGCGCGACACCAACCCAGAGGAGATCGAGATCGACTTTGAGACGCTCAAGCCGTCCACGCTGCGAGAGCTGGAACGTTACGTCATGACCTGCCTCCGCAAGAAGCCTCGCAAACCCTATG CAGGGAAGAAAGGTGGAGCAGGAAAGTCCCGGGAGGAGCTGGCTCTGGAGAAGCAGTTGGAACTGGAGCAGAGGTTGCTGGATGTCAGCGGGCAGCTAAACTCTGGCAAGAAGCCTCAGAAAACCAAAG AGAAGCCCAGTGCAGTGGAGCCCCACGCCGTAGCGTCTCGCCTCAGCGCCAGCAGCTCCAGCTCAGACTCTTCCTCATCTTCTTCCTCGTCCTCCTCTGACACCAGTGACTCGGACTGA